The sequence AGTTTCAAACCATTTAAATACATTCAAATCATTTTTGAGAAGGACTTGAGCGTTTTTGTGGCATACGGTGGTTACATTCAGATGTGAGTCCCTTCCCCCCACTGTCTCAAGTGTTAAAAGTGAATTACATTTAATTTCATTATCGAAACCCCATGAATGCTGGTCTTAGCCACAGCTCATTAGTCCGGCTGTGGCTAGTCATCATCAGGATTGCGGTCCTCCCGAGCCAGTCTCAGTCGGGACAGGATGTGTTTCTTGGGGAACTTGAGGGTGGTACAGCCGAACTGGCTGACTCCCCCCGTGTCTCCGGGTAGTTTCTCCCGTCTCTGGACCCAGCTGCGCCAGCCAGGCTTCCAACAGTACACACTGTCATAGAAACGGGAGCCGTTCTCCCCGCCCAGCACGTATATCCTGCGTTTCCACCTGGCCACGCCCCCGGCAGCGATCCGCCTCGGCAGCCCTGGGAAAACCACCGGACTAGGGGCTCGGTCGCTCCCCCCGCTCCTCTCTGCCACCACCGCCCCCGTCACCTCCCGCTCCACTCCTGAGCCCCGGCCCTCCCTGAAGAACAGCACCCGCCCCGTGGCGTCGAGAGGTTCCAGATGTGTATAGTTTCCATCTATAAACTTTGTGGCGTCCCTCATGTAGCCTCCGATGGCACAGACCCCTCCCCGCACCGCCACCCCTCCAGCCAGGCAGGTGGCGCCAGAGTCCAGTCCCACACGGGTCCATGAGTCAGTCAGGGTGTGGTAGATTAGCACGCCAGCGTGCACCACAGCCCGGTTCTGCTCCAGCGTGGTGCCGCCCAAAAGGTAAATGCGGCCGCGCAGGGTGGCACAGGCAAAGGAGCGCAGCGGCAGGGGCAGACGGGGCCCGGGGCCCCACTGGAGAGAGGCCAGGTCCATGATCTCACAGGAGTCCAGCATGGCTCCTCTGTTGCAGCCCCCCAGGGCGTAGAGTGACTCCCCACAGCCCAGCAGACCCAGCATGGCTCGGGGCTGCACCATGGGCGACCGCTCCTGCCAGCGATCCAACACAGAGTCATACTCATGAACCTCCGTGGACACCGTGCCCCCCCGCAGGATGCCCCCCGCTACGAACAGCCGCCCCCCGATGGCTGTGCAACCTGGGCACAGCAGAGAGCCCAGGGCAGCCAGCTTCTCCCATTTCCCTGTACGTGGGTCGAAGCAGTCCACAGTGAAGTCCCTCTCGTTCAACAACTCGTCATCCCGCGGCTTCAGGTCCACACACACGATCTTCTTCTCGAACATGCCTTCCCGGGGCCTCAGTGGGCCTCCCAGGCCCTCCCCGGCTGCCGCAGGGCCCAGCTCCTGGCTCAGCCGCCGGCTCTCCTCCAGGGACAGCAAGCCGGGGCGGAGGTGGTGGAGCAGGGCCGGCATGTGGCTGTAACGGTCCAGGGGCTGGTGCTCGGCCCAGCGACGAGCCGCGTCATACACCTCTGCCTCAGAGTCTACGCCCAGGCGGTCAGAGCCCAGCAGGCTGCCCAGGGTACCTGGGTCCAGCAGGAGGAAGTCCTTTTGGCGGGCCACGCGGGGGAAGTGCTGGGCCACCAGCCTC comes from Salvelinus alpinus chromosome 21, SLU_Salpinus.1, whole genome shotgun sequence and encodes:
- the LOC139547856 gene encoding kelch-like protein 12 isoform X1; the encoded protein is MYIMSTLDYLQMSAVRGGTITWRPQPWQDGDGGGGEPLSDSDSEEEDFPDDSTTPLGDYVTHGLKQLLDAQQLCDVTLLVEGKRFMCHRILLAAVSPYFRAMFTSPLVESRLTEIRLEEVTPSVMETVIQFVYTGEAGLCLDTAEDLFVAANRLQVMPLQDLCSRFLFEHLSVDNCLGMYSLARSHHDQLLLRASLRLVAQHFPRVARQKDFLLLDPGTLGSLLGSDRLGVDSEAEVYDAARRWAEHQPLDRYSHMPALLHHLRPGLLSLEESRRLSQELGPAAAGEGLGGPLRPREGMFEKKIVCVDLKPRDDELLNERDFTVDCFDPRTGKWEKLAALGSLLCPGCTAIGGRLFVAGGILRGGTVSTEVHEYDSVLDRWQERSPMVQPRAMLGLLGCGESLYALGGCNRGAMLDSCEIMDLASLQWGPGPRLPLPLRSFACATLRGRIYLLGGTTLEQNRAVVHAGVLIYHTLTDSWTRVGLDSGATCLAGGVAVRGGVCAIGGYMRDATKFIDGNYTHLEPLDATGRVLFFREGRGSGVEREVTGAVVAERSGGSDRAPSPVVFPGLPRRIAAGGVARWKRRIYVLGGENGSRFYDSVYCWKPGWRSWVQRREKLPGDTGGVSQFGCTTLKFPKKHILSRLRLAREDRNPDDD
- the LOC139547856 gene encoding kelch-like protein 12 isoform X2 produces the protein MSAVRGGTITWRPQPWQDGDGGGGEPLSDSDSEEEDFPDDSTTPLGDYVTHGLKQLLDAQQLCDVTLLVEGKRFMCHRILLAAVSPYFRAMFTSPLVESRLTEIRLEEVTPSVMETVIQFVYTGEAGLCLDTAEDLFVAANRLQVMPLQDLCSRFLFEHLSVDNCLGMYSLARSHHDQLLLRASLRLVAQHFPRVARQKDFLLLDPGTLGSLLGSDRLGVDSEAEVYDAARRWAEHQPLDRYSHMPALLHHLRPGLLSLEESRRLSQELGPAAAGEGLGGPLRPREGMFEKKIVCVDLKPRDDELLNERDFTVDCFDPRTGKWEKLAALGSLLCPGCTAIGGRLFVAGGILRGGTVSTEVHEYDSVLDRWQERSPMVQPRAMLGLLGCGESLYALGGCNRGAMLDSCEIMDLASLQWGPGPRLPLPLRSFACATLRGRIYLLGGTTLEQNRAVVHAGVLIYHTLTDSWTRVGLDSGATCLAGGVAVRGGVCAIGGYMRDATKFIDGNYTHLEPLDATGRVLFFREGRGSGVEREVTGAVVAERSGGSDRAPSPVVFPGLPRRIAAGGVARWKRRIYVLGGENGSRFYDSVYCWKPGWRSWVQRREKLPGDTGGVSQFGCTTLKFPKKHILSRLRLAREDRNPDDD